In Scophthalmus maximus strain ysfricsl-2021 chromosome 16, ASM2237912v1, whole genome shotgun sequence, the following proteins share a genomic window:
- the LOC118287093 gene encoding dual specificity phosphatase 29-like, whose protein sequence is MSTEAEQEHQTPPTCDLLSLLLANRRPTGAVNEVWPNLDIGDAATAQDEAPLVSLGVTHVVNAAHGPRHIDTGSRFYKDTNVLYHGVEAPDCKDFDLCPFFTETADFIHGALSHKGKVLVHCARGISRSATLVLAFPMIRERLPLVEAVEAVRKNRNILPNVGFLNQLRQLDSSLAVQRRST, encoded by the exons ATGAGCACAGAGGCGGAGCAAGAGCATCAGACACCACCCACCTGCGATCTGCTCAGCCTTCTGCTGGCAAACAGACGCCCCACAGGAGCTGTCAACGAGGTTTGGCCCAACCTCGACATCGGAGACGC GGCTACGGCTCAGGATGAAGCCCCGTTAGTGAGTCTGGGGGTAACACACGTGGTGAACGCTGCACACGGCCCGCGGCACATTGACACGGGGTCACGTTTCTACAAAGACACCAACGTGCTGTACCACGGAGTCGAAGCACCAGACTGTAAAGATTTTGACTTGTGCCCATTCTTCACCGAGACGGCGGATTTCATTCATGGTGCTCTGAGTCACAAAG GTAAGGTGCTCGTCCACTGTGCACGAGGAATCAGCCGCTCGGCGACTCTCGTGTTGGCCTTCCCCATGATCAGAGAGAGACTCCCCCTCGTCGAGGCGGTTGAGGCTGTTCGCAAGAACAGAAACATTCTTCCGAACGTTGGATTTCTGAACCAGCTCCGTCAACTGGACTCATCCTTGGCCGTGCAGAGGAGATCAACCTAA
- the LOC118287089 gene encoding dual specificity phosphatase 29-like has translation MPRGLSCLASPGGADGRYETPPASELQRLMWTKNGSSNHLDEVQPRIYIGDMYAAKDKRTLQARHITHVLNAADGKFNVNTGQSFYRDANITYHGVEAFDMPSFNLSPFFYRAASFIKNALSAPTGKVLVHCAMGLSRSSTLVLAYLMIHDNMTLAVAIAAVSANRNISPNAGFLEQLRELDKQLRCQGPSRSWNTNGGHLR, from the exons ATGCCCAGAGGCCTCAGCTGCCTGGCGAGCCCTGGGGGGGCAGACGGCAGGTATGAGACCCCCCCGGCTTCAGAGCTCCAGAGGCTGATGTGGACAAAGAATGGCTCCAGCAACCATCTGGATGAGGTTCAGCCCCGGATCTACATTGGAGACAT GTATGCAGCCAAAGACAAGAGGACTCTCCAAGCTCGCCACATCACCCATGTGCTGAATGCTGCTGATGGGAAGTTCAACGTGAACACGGGGCAGAGCTTCTACAGAGACGCCAATATCACTTATCATGGAGTGGAAGCTTTCGACATGCCATCCTTTAACTTGAGCCCCTTCTTTTACCGAGCTGCCAGTTTCATCAAGAACGCTTTGAGCGCGCCCACAG GTAAAgtgctcgtccactgcgcgaTGGGTCTGAGCCGCTCGTCCACCTTGGTCCTGGCCTATCTGATGATCCACGACAACATGACGCTGGCGGTCGCAATCGCAGCTGTCAGTGCCAACAGAAACATCTCACCCAACGCCGGTTTCCTGGAGCAGCTCAGGGAGCTGGACAAACAGCTGCGCTGCCAAGGACCATCGAGGAGCTGGAACACAAACGGGGGGCACTTGAGATAA
- the LOC118287091 gene encoding dual specificity protein phosphatase 13-like yields the protein MSALKGKRKEYLSVKDLQKVLDSCKLHLNQIDEVWPNIYIGNVAVAQNKGALLKLGITHVLNAAHSKRGSIGNQSFYGNDLVYCGIPADDSTYFDLDVYFQPAADFIHKALKSPDGKVLVHCIMGMSRSSTLVLAYLMIHRHLPLKQALQKLIQKRAIYPNKNFLALLLDLDLQMKRKKKTCQIL from the exons ATGTCAGCCCTGAAAGGCAAGAGAAAAGAATATCTATCTGTGAAGGATCTGCAGAAGGTGCTGGACTCATGCAAACTACATCTTAATCAAATTGACGAGGTCTGGCCAAACATATACATAGGGAATGT GGCAGTAGCCCAAAACAAGGGTGCCTTGCTGAAATTAGGTATAACTCATGTATTAAACGCTGCTCACTCCAAGCGAGGCAGCATAGGGAACCAAAGCTTTTATGGCAACGACCTTGTGTATTGTGGCATTCCAGCAGATGACTCGACATACTTTGATCTGGATGTTTACTTTCAACCTGCAGCTGATTTTATCCATAAAGCTCTGAAGTCACCTGATG GGAAAGTTCTGGTGCACTGCATCATGGGAATGAGCCGGTCGTCGACGTTGGTGTTGGCGTACCTCATGATCCACCGCCACCTCCCGCTCAAACAGGCCTTGCAGAAGTTGATCCAGAAGAGAGCCATCTACCCCAACAAGAATTTCCTGGCCTTGCTGTTGGACCTGGatctgcagatgaaaagaaaaaagaaaacgtgtcAGATTCTGTAA
- the LOC118287090 gene encoding dual specificity protein phosphatase 13-like isoform X1 yields the protein MSMQSTMNNPQGAYAIFPTIPSVKDLTEVLYGGKRFGNHVDEVWPNLFIGDMSVANDRYSLWKLGITHVLNAAHGRMYCQGSHDFHGSTVDYYGVPADDSPSFDLSPYFFPSADYIQNALNTTGARVFVHCAVGVSRSASLVLAYLIIHHRYTLLEAINKVKERRWIFPNRGFLKQLHALDVKLRKNIV from the exons ATGTCGATGCAGTCAACAATGAATAATCCACAGGGTGCTTACGCCATTTTCCCCACCATTCCCTCTGTGAAAGATTTAACAGAGGTTTTGTATGGAGGAAAAAGGTTTGGTAATCATGTGGATGAAGTTTGGCCTAACCTCTTCATTGGCGACAT GTCAGTGGCCAACGATCGCTACAGTCTGTGGAAGCTGGGAATCACTCATGTCCTGAACGCAGCGCATGGGAGGATGTACTGTCAGGGGAGCCATGACTTCCATGGATCCACAGTGGATTATTATGGAGTGCCTGCAGATGACTCACCATCCTTTGACCTCTCTCCCtatttctttccctctgctgATTATATCCAGAATGCACTTAACACGACTGGTG CTCGGGTTTTTGTCCACTGTGCAGTTGGAGTCAGCAGGTCTGCCTCCCTCGTCCTGGCCTACCTAATCATCCACCACCGCTACACCCTGCTGGAGGCCATCAATAAGGTCAAAGAGCGCAGGTGGATTTTCCCGAACAGAGGATTCCTCAAACAGCTCCATGCTTTGGATGTGAAACTACGCAAAAACATTGTGTAA
- the LOC118287090 gene encoding dual specificity protein phosphatase 13-like isoform X2 has protein sequence MSMQSTMNNPQGAYAIFPTIPSVKDLTEVLYGGKRFGNHVDEVWPNLFIGDMSVANDRYSLWKLGITHVLNAAHGRMYCQGSHDFHGSTVDYYGVPADDSPSFDLSPYFFPSADYIQNALNTTGVGVSRSASLVLAYLIIHHRYTLLEAINKVKERRWIFPNRGFLKQLHALDVKLRKNIV, from the exons ATGTCGATGCAGTCAACAATGAATAATCCACAGGGTGCTTACGCCATTTTCCCCACCATTCCCTCTGTGAAAGATTTAACAGAGGTTTTGTATGGAGGAAAAAGGTTTGGTAATCATGTGGATGAAGTTTGGCCTAACCTCTTCATTGGCGACAT GTCAGTGGCCAACGATCGCTACAGTCTGTGGAAGCTGGGAATCACTCATGTCCTGAACGCAGCGCATGGGAGGATGTACTGTCAGGGGAGCCATGACTTCCATGGATCCACAGTGGATTATTATGGAGTGCCTGCAGATGACTCACCATCCTTTGACCTCTCTCCCtatttctttccctctgctgATTATATCCAGAATGCACTTAACACGACTGGTG TTGGAGTCAGCAGGTCTGCCTCCCTCGTCCTGGCCTACCTAATCATCCACCACCGCTACACCCTGCTGGAGGCCATCAATAAGGTCAAAGAGCGCAGGTGGATTTTCCCGAACAGAGGATTCCTCAAACAGCTCCATGCTTTGGATGTGAAACTACGCAAAAACATTGTGTAA